One Chroogloeocystis siderophila 5.2 s.c.1 genomic window, TAACGCCTGACGTTGTGTTGGTGCATTGACGTAGCCGTTTGAGCAAAGAAACTTGTAAAAAGCCCAAGGGGACAATTGTTCCATTGCGTAATTGGACGGACTTTTGCAAAACAGGATCGCCATCTAGAAGGCGTTTATGACCGGTGATGTTTAATACCAAATCTCGTGTGAGGTAGAATTCATTAGCAATTTGCTCAAATAGTTTTTCAAAGCGAGCCAAGTCTTCAGGTTGTGACAATTCCTGTACGTAGTGCTTTGCCATTTGCAAATCTACTTTTGCTAAAGTCATTTCGACTTTAGAAATTGCCATCTTAAAGAAAGGCCATTTGAGGTAGAAATAGCGCAGCAGCTTAAGATGTTCTTCGGGTTCTTCGTTGACAAATTCTTGTAACGCAGTTCCTACGCCATACCATGCAGGTAGAAGAAAACGGCTCTGTGTCCAGCTAAACACCCAGGGAATTGCGCGTAACGAACTTAGGTCTTTTTTACCACCATTGCGGCGCGCGGGTCGAGAGCTAATTTGCAACTGGCTGATCTCGTCGATGGGTGTAACTTGATGGAAAAAGTCAATAAAGTCCGGCTGCTCGTAAATTAAAGCGCGATAATGACTACGCGATCGCGCGGCGATTTCTTCAATAATTTCGTTCCAAGGTTGAATATTGTCAAATCCAGTCCGCAACAAACTTGCTTGGACAACGGCAGTTGTAATCGTTTCCAAATTGTAAACCGCAAGTTCAGGTAAAGAATACTTGGAAGCGAGAACTTCTCCTTGTTCTGTAATCTTGATTCTACCGTTAATGCTGTGACCAGGCTGCGCTAAAATAGCTTCATAAGCTGGACCACCACCACGACCAACCGAGCCACCGCGTCCGTGAAAGATGCGTAACTGTAAACCAAATTGTTCGGCAATTTGCTGAAGTGCTTTTTGCGCTTTGTGAATTTCCCAGTTACTGCTTAAAAAGCCTGAATCTTTATTACTATCTGAATACCCTAACATCACCTCTTGAAGATTAGGTGTAAGCGTTGATGGGGGTGGGGGTGGTGAGGTATCTGCTGACGAGTTTCCTGCTGAGTGCGCATGATAACCGCCTGCAAGTAAGGCACGATACAAGGGTAGTTCAAACAATTGTTGCATTACCCTCGGCGCTCGAAGTAAATCTTCGACAGTTTCAAACAATGGCACAACTTGTAAGGTGCTTGTCCCCGTTGCGGGATCGTATAAGCCTGCTTCCTTAGCAAGGAGCAATACTTCAAGCAGGTCACTGACTTCGTGACTCATGCTGATAATGTAAGTTTGGCAAATGCTAGAACCAAATTCTTGCTGTAGCGATCGCACAACCCGAAATGTTTCGATGACCTCGGTTGTCTGCGGACTAAAAGGTAATTCTGCGGGAATAAGTGGGCGACGTGTTTGAAGTTCTGATACTAACCAGGCGACGCGCTCAGCTTCGGATAATTCTTTGTAGGAACGCGGTACAATTTGCAAATACTGTAGAATCTCTTCTAACACGTCAGCATGGCGCGATGACTCTTGGCGAATATCTAGATGCGCCAAGTTGAAGTCATAAATTTCGACCTGACAAATCAAATTTTCTAATTCGCGGCAACTTAAACCCGTCGCTTCTAAATTACGCTGAATTAACCGCAATTCTGTGAGAAATTCGGTACTAGAGCGATAAATGCCACGGAAATCGTTTTCAGTTTCGATAGTTTCGCGTTGTCGTAAATCGCGGTTGTATAAACGACTGTTGCGATCGCGTGTATTCTCTAAGCGTTTGAGTAGATAAGATAATTTGAGGCGATATGGTTCTTGTCGATATCGTAGAGCGAGTGCGTCATAAACATCATTCATTTGCGATTGATCTTGCTCCAGCGATTCGAGTAATTCTGGCAAGACATCGCTCCAGTGTAGCGACAGGCTTAATAAAGTAATCAAGTGCTTCACTGACTGAATATACTTCTCTAGCACCATTTGACGTTGATAGCAAGCTGTTTGCCAGGTTACTTGAGAAGTTACCGAAGGATTTCCGTCGCGATCTGCTCCTACCCACGAACCAAATTTGCAGAAATCATGCTTTGGCGCATTCAGTCGGGGAAAAGAACTAGAAAGTGCGTGTTTAAATCGTTGATGCAGTTGAGGAATCTCATTGAATAAAACTTCTTGGAAGTAGTGCAGCGCATACTCTACTTCGTCCAGCACTGTAGGTTTAAACTGATGCAATTCATCCGT contains:
- the ppc gene encoding phosphoenolpyruvate carboxylase, whose translation is MSSLINLSSDEALTVPSPLDLFLRQRLELVEDLWESVLKQDCGQELVNLLGQLRDLCSPEGQATNDQAAEVTKLIAQLDLNEAIRAARAFALYFQLINIVEQHYEQRLQLARSSQHTALSKQVTSANGQSLDAEKTLNGQPGAEILEKSWQAIQSDNQKYSTFHALFPHLKEQNVPPQQIQRLIDQLDVRMVFTAHPTEIVRPTIREKQRRMAKLLQRLDQLEEKQGFLNKTTSWEAAQLREQLTEEIRLWWRTDELHQFKPTVLDEVEYALHYFQEVLFNEIPQLHQRFKHALSSSFPRLNAPKHDFCKFGSWVGADRDGNPSVTSQVTWQTACYQRQMVLEKYIQSVKHLITLLSLSLHWSDVLPELLESLEQDQSQMNDVYDALALRYRQEPYRLKLSYLLKRLENTRDRNSRLYNRDLRQRETIETENDFRGIYRSSTEFLTELRLIQRNLEATGLSCRELENLICQVEIYDFNLAHLDIRQESSRHADVLEEILQYLQIVPRSYKELSEAERVAWLVSELQTRRPLIPAELPFSPQTTEVIETFRVVRSLQQEFGSSICQTYIISMSHEVSDLLEVLLLAKEAGLYDPATGTSTLQVVPLFETVEDLLRAPRVMQQLFELPLYRALLAGGYHAHSAGNSSADTSPPPPPSTLTPNLQEVMLGYSDSNKDSGFLSSNWEIHKAQKALQQIAEQFGLQLRIFHGRGGSVGRGGGPAYEAILAQPGHSINGRIKITEQGEVLASKYSLPELAVYNLETITTAVVQASLLRTGFDNIQPWNEIIEEIAARSRSHYRALIYEQPDFIDFFHQVTPIDEISQLQISSRPARRNGGKKDLSSLRAIPWVFSWTQSRFLLPAWYGVGTALQEFVNEEPEEHLKLLRYFYLKWPFFKMAISKVEMTLAKVDLQMAKHYVQELSQPEDLARFEKLFEQIANEFYLTRDLVLNITGHKRLLDGDPVLQKSVQLRNGTIVPLGFLQVSLLKRLRQCTNTTSGVIHSRYSKGELLRGALLTINGIAAGMRNTG